The following nucleotide sequence is from Halomonas chromatireducens.
TCTCCGTCCGGACCGCTGCTAATATTACCTTGCAGGGGCCGTGGGTGCCCGCTGCCGATACGGCACGACGCCTGAAAGGCGGGAGCCATTTCTCTTTACTGCCGAGAAGCCAATGAAGACGAGCCCCCCTGTCGCTATTCGCACGTACCTTTTCCTTCTGGCGAGCCTGGCTGTGCTGGCTGGTTGCACTGCATCACCATTGAGCGAGACTACCGCCGAGCTGGCCCCGCTTCAGGTGGGGGAGAGCAGACTTCATGCCGTAGATGGCACCCTGCTGCTTCATATCAAGGATATCCCTGGCAGCATCCATGTTGATGCCGATACCGAGTTTGGCGCATCGGAGCAGTTTACCGGCGCTTCCCTTTCACCCGATGGGGAGTGGCTGGCAGTCACTACCGACGGGGTCGCGCACAGTGCCGGCTGGCTGGTGCGGGTGGGAAACCGAGACCCGCAGCCTGCTGCGTTTCAGTATGGCGGCGACCTGGCGCTCGGGCCCTGGAGCGAGAATGGGCGCTACGCGGTATTCGAGGCGGAGGGCCCGGCACCGAGCCATACCCTGGCCGTCGTCGATCGTCAGAACCTTGGCGCGACAGTCAGCGAGAATTCCGCGGCGGTACGTATACCGGACCATGAAGCGCAAGTGCCTGCCCACGCTCGCTATACCGCCGTTGGGTGGCGTTCGGGTGAGCTAGTGTTTGAGGTAGACGGGGGCAGCTATCGTTTCGATCCGTATAGCTTGGACGTGATCGTCGAATGAGTAGACCTCTGGGCACCTCAGCTTTGAAGAGCTGAGTCAGGTATCGTCACCATAGGCGTGGTGCACCTCGTCGAGCAGCCAGGTCTGAAAGGCATCCACGGCGGGGTTCGGGCCGGTTCCGATCATTATGGTAGTTCCACGCGACACAATCTGCTGGTGTGCCGGTTCACCGTGCCGTCTTTCTTGCCTCGGCCACGGTCGTCCTTGCCCTGGTGGTCTTAGAGGTCACCATGCCCGACCGCCTCCAGACAACATCACGTGGTCTGGATAAGCGGTAAACAATGGTGACTAAGCGGTTTCTTTCGTTAACGTTTTGCTGCGCATTTCTCCTGTATCGACCAAGATTGCCGACCTATCTTGACAAGGTAGTTCTTAACTCTAGGAGGGAGTTGTCATGAAAAGAAATGGAATGAAGAGAACACTATTGGCTATCGCCATCGGCGCAATTTCCGCCGGCTTTGCAGGCGGTGCCTTGGCTCAGGATGCCGAGGATGAAAACGAGCTCAACGGTGATGCAGCAATGAGCGAAGAACAGCCCGAACAGGTGACCGAGGATCCCGAGAACGCCCTGGATCGTGATGAAAACGATCTGGATGCCCAAGGCGACGATGTCGAAGACTATGAGGACATGGACGCCGACGATATGGACGTCGATACGACCGATGACGACATGGCTGATGACATGGATGTCGATGAAACGGCCGACGACATGGATACCGAAGGCATGGACACCGAAGGTATGGAGGCCGATGAGGCTCCCGCGACCGGTGCCGACGATGCATTCGATGAGGCAGGGCCGGCCGAGGCCACGCTGGATGAGTCACTTGGCTCCATGCAGGTCAGCGAACTGGAAGGCATGACCGTCATCAATATGGAAGATAAGGAAATCGGTGATATCCAGGAAGTGGTCAAGCATAACGACACCGGTGACCTTCATGCGGTTATCACCGTTGGGGGCTTCTGGGGCATGGGTGGCACGGACATCACTCTGCCGCTAGCGGAGATGCTCCTGGAGGACGACCAACTGGTGTTCCAACAGACCTATGGTGAAGACGAGCTGGAAAGCACCAACGAATACGACGAGGAGCGCTACAGCGAAGTGGATGACGATTTGACCCTTTCCGAGGCCTGGGGACGTAACTAGTCATGTGAGATAGCCTCACCGCCAGGCAGCACGGATCAGCTGTGCAGGACATTTAAAGGCATCGGAAAGGCAAGGCCATTGCGCCTTGCCTTTCTTTTTGGCAGCAGCTACAACTGGCCGCCCTGCGCCCGGAAGGTCGGATCTCATGGAATCTGTCAGACTAGGGTCGTTACTGACCCGAAGAGAGTGAAGAGGAGCATATGAGAGAAACCACCAAGCCCTGGTCCCAGCCCATGCCGGAGCAGCAGTTCACCCTGATGCAGCAGATTCTGGATGCTCCCAGCCCCGTGGGGTTGGAGGGCGCCATGACCTACGGTGTGCTCAAGCCCTATTTCGAAACTTTCGCCCCCGGCGACTGGCATCTACACCAGTACAAGGGGCATGCCGGCGTGGTGCTGGACACCCACCCCGGCCGGAACGACCTGTTCAAGGTGATGATCATCGGCCACGCCGACAAGATCCGCATGCAGGTGCGCAGCATCGGTGACGATGGCAAGATCTGGATCAACACCGACGCTTTCCTGCCCAATGTGTTGGTCGGCCACGAGGTCAAGCTGTTCAGCGAGGACCCCCAGGTGCCGGGCCATTATCGCATCATCCAGGGCGGCACCGTGGAAGCGTTGGGCGCCATCCACTTCTCCGACCCGGCCCAGCGCGAAGGCCGCAAGGGTATAAAGAAGGAGCAGATCTACCTCGACCTGCAGATCCACG
It contains:
- a CDS encoding PRC-barrel domain-containing protein; protein product: MKRNGMKRTLLAIAIGAISAGFAGGALAQDAEDENELNGDAAMSEEQPEQVTEDPENALDRDENDLDAQGDDVEDYEDMDADDMDVDTTDDDMADDMDVDETADDMDTEGMDTEGMEADEAPATGADDAFDEAGPAEATLDESLGSMQVSELEGMTVINMEDKEIGDIQEVVKHNDTGDLHAVITVGGFWGMGGTDITLPLAEMLLEDDQLVFQQTYGEDELESTNEYDEERYSEVDDDLTLSEAWGRN